The following are encoded together in the Arcticibacterium luteifluviistationis genome:
- a CDS encoding 3-oxoacyl-ACP synthase III family protein, translating to MSIIINGTGTELPERLIKNDFFLGHQFMSPDGVVNPKPQAEIIAKLEAITGIKERHYISEKGDSAPLMVAVAKKTIEDSGLDKNDIDGIIVAHNAGNMLEGTAGFHTVPNMAAILKNKLAISNHECFAYDILFGCPGWIQGIIQAKQAIEAGDATNVLVLGIEIASRLLDPHDLDSMILADGCGAAIISKSEETDAGILSYATFSHAQEDLGCIYLDKSNNPELDLPTLFKMNGKDVYRYATVWVPRVIKKALDKAKLTVADVDMFLFHQANGKMLHAFANNLAEMYGMEGTSFDGKIPTTIQFTGNTSVATVPTMLDLILKKQLGDYEIKKGMTVVLASVGAGMHCNALVYKF from the coding sequence GTGAGCATAATTATAAACGGCACCGGAACAGAACTTCCAGAAAGGTTGATAAAAAACGACTTCTTTCTTGGACATCAATTTATGAGCCCAGATGGAGTGGTTAATCCTAAACCTCAGGCAGAAATAATAGCCAAACTAGAAGCTATTACGGGCATAAAAGAAAGACATTATATCTCCGAAAAAGGAGACTCCGCACCTTTGATGGTAGCTGTAGCCAAAAAGACTATAGAGGATTCAGGACTTGACAAAAATGACATTGACGGCATTATAGTAGCCCATAACGCAGGTAATATGCTAGAAGGCACCGCAGGTTTCCATACCGTGCCTAATATGGCGGCTATCTTAAAAAACAAACTAGCCATAAGTAATCATGAGTGCTTTGCCTATGATATCCTTTTTGGCTGCCCAGGATGGATTCAAGGAATCATTCAAGCAAAACAAGCAATAGAAGCTGGCGATGCCACAAACGTTTTGGTATTAGGTATCGAAATAGCCTCAAGGCTCTTAGACCCGCATGATTTAGACTCAATGATTTTAGCCGATGGCTGTGGAGCCGCCATTATCTCAAAATCGGAAGAAACTGATGCTGGAATATTATCATATGCTACATTTTCTCATGCTCAAGAAGATTTGGGCTGCATCTATTTAGATAAGTCTAACAATCCTGAGTTAGACCTCCCTACTCTTTTTAAAATGAATGGGAAGGATGTTTACAGGTACGCTACCGTCTGGGTACCAAGAGTAATAAAAAAAGCACTTGATAAGGCCAAACTTACCGTAGCAGACGTAGATATGTTTTTATTTCATCAAGCCAATGGTAAAATGCTTCACGCTTTCGCCAACAATTTGGCTGAAATGTATGGCATGGAAGGGACCTCATTTGATGGCAAAATCCCAACAACCATTCAGTTTACAGGAAACACCTCTGTGGCCACCGTGCCTACCATGTTAGATTTAATACTAAAAAAACAACTTGGCGATTATGAAATAAAAAAAGGCATGACAGTAGTACTGGCCTCCGTTGGAGCCGGAATGCACTGTAACGCCCTCGTTTATAAATTTTAG
- a CDS encoding aldehyde dehydrogenase family protein has protein sequence MNNMVADSTSVEQINKIFESQKANQYTVGNTTVKERKAKLKALKKAVEVTFRKDIQDAMMADFKKPAADVDLSEIFVVTAEIKHALHHLGQWMQDKSVDTPMSMMGSKSYIKYEPKGVCLIISPWNFPINLTFGPLISAVAAGNTVIIKPSEMTPNSSAVMRKIVETVFNENEVAIVEGAVETSTHLLDLPFNHIFFTGSPQVGKIVMAAAAKHLTSVTLELGGKSPTIIDETANIKSAAKRVTWAKFFNTGQVCIAPDYVMVHEDKKDAFITEMNKNITHFFGDNPKQSDSYSRVVNQKHTHRLVGYIQDSVSKGANVITGGQSNESESYLAPTLVTDVPRDSALMQNEIFGPVLPILTYKNIDDVIGEINAGEIPLALYIYSGSNKNINHIQNNTRAGGTCINNSAVHFFNNNLPFGGSNNSGIGKSHGFFGFEAFSNARGVYRQILPGALEFLMPPYSNLKRKLIELTVKYF, from the coding sequence ATGAATAATATGGTAGCAGACTCTACTAGCGTAGAGCAAATCAATAAGATATTTGAGTCTCAAAAGGCCAATCAATACACAGTAGGCAACACAACAGTTAAAGAAAGAAAAGCTAAACTGAAAGCCCTTAAAAAAGCTGTTGAGGTTACATTCAGAAAAGACATTCAAGACGCTATGATGGCAGACTTTAAAAAGCCTGCCGCCGATGTAGATTTGAGTGAAATTTTTGTGGTAACTGCCGAAATAAAGCATGCTTTACATCATTTAGGCCAATGGATGCAAGACAAATCGGTGGATACGCCAATGTCTATGATGGGCTCCAAGTCATATATTAAATATGAGCCCAAAGGAGTTTGCTTGATTATTTCCCCTTGGAATTTCCCGATCAACTTAACATTTGGGCCTCTAATTTCGGCTGTGGCAGCTGGCAATACGGTTATCATAAAACCGTCTGAAATGACCCCTAACTCATCTGCAGTGATGCGGAAAATAGTAGAAACTGTTTTTAATGAAAATGAAGTGGCCATAGTAGAAGGTGCCGTAGAAACTTCCACTCACTTATTAGACTTACCTTTTAATCATATTTTCTTTACAGGCTCTCCTCAAGTAGGAAAAATAGTAATGGCTGCTGCTGCCAAACATTTGACTTCTGTAACCTTAGAACTAGGCGGGAAATCACCAACAATTATTGACGAAACCGCCAATATTAAATCAGCTGCCAAAAGAGTGACATGGGCTAAATTTTTTAACACCGGTCAAGTTTGCATTGCCCCTGATTATGTAATGGTTCATGAAGACAAAAAGGATGCATTTATCACAGAAATGAACAAAAATATCACTCATTTCTTTGGGGATAATCCTAAGCAATCTGATTCCTATTCTCGTGTAGTTAATCAGAAACACACCCATAGATTAGTAGGATACATTCAAGACTCTGTGAGCAAGGGTGCAAATGTAATAACCGGTGGGCAAAGCAACGAAAGTGAAAGCTACTTAGCCCCTACCCTAGTTACAGACGTACCAAGAGATTCGGCACTGATGCAGAACGAAATATTTGGGCCCGTTTTACCAATATTGACCTATAAGAATATCGATGATGTAATAGGCGAAATAAATGCTGGTGAAATACCGCTGGCTCTATATATCTACAGTGGCAGTAATAAAAACATCAATCACATTCAAAATAACACTAGAGCAGGAGGTACATGTATTAACAATAGTGCGGTACACTTTTTTAATAACAATCTCCCTTTTGGTGGCTCAAATAATAGCGGTATCGGCAAATCTCACGGCTTTTTTGGATTTGAAGCTTTTTCAAATGCCAGAGGCGTTTACCGCCAAATTTTACCTGGTGCTTTAGAATTTCTAATGCCACCATACTCTAACCTCAAAAGAAAATTAATAGAACTAACTGTAAAATACTTTTAA
- a CDS encoding long-chain-fatty-acid--CoA ligase — protein MLNLSTCIQESARKYPTRTAYVFGETELNYAQINGAANQVANGLVAKGIKPGDKVALSCLNLPYFPIIYYGILKAGAAVVPLSVLLKKDEIAYHLADSEAKAYFCFIGTEDLPMGKMGYDGFQQANSCKDFFMVMPKPEMPSSIEGTQTLGSLMNGQSPLFDTVQTGAEDTAVVIYTSGTTGKPKGAELTHNSLLQNAILSADLVTMNTDDTVLIVLPLFHIFAMTVLMNSAAYRGAKSVLLPKFDAESVFFLLQEHKVTVFAGVPSMYWGLLHYTDDKFDYAQIAANLKICASGGAALPVNVLEEFEARFKVNILEGYGMSEGSPVVTFNQLDLGRKPGSVGKPVWGVDVKIVDAEDNEVPVGEKGELIYRGHNVMKGYLNRPEANAETLKNGWLHSGDVAVKDSDGFFFIVDRTKEMIIRGGLNVYPREVEEVIMQHDAVSMVAVIGIPNERRGEEIRACVVLKPGQTISEEDLIAWTKERIAAYKYPRQIRFMDALPMSATGKILKKEISRD, from the coding sequence ATGCTTAACCTATCAACCTGTATTCAAGAAAGTGCTCGAAAATACCCTACACGTACAGCTTATGTTTTTGGCGAAACCGAACTAAACTATGCTCAAATAAATGGTGCTGCCAATCAGGTGGCAAACGGCCTAGTAGCAAAAGGTATAAAACCAGGAGACAAAGTGGCTTTAAGCTGCCTTAACCTCCCTTACTTTCCTATTATATATTATGGTATTTTGAAAGCCGGAGCAGCGGTGGTGCCATTAAGTGTTCTTCTGAAAAAAGATGAAATAGCTTACCATTTAGCAGATAGCGAAGCCAAGGCTTACTTCTGTTTTATAGGAACCGAGGACTTGCCTATGGGAAAAATGGGTTATGATGGTTTTCAGCAAGCCAATTCTTGCAAGGATTTTTTCATGGTAATGCCTAAGCCTGAAATGCCCTCTTCTATTGAAGGTACCCAAACATTAGGAAGTTTAATGAACGGTCAGTCTCCATTATTTGACACCGTACAAACTGGGGCTGAAGACACCGCCGTAGTTATTTACACCTCAGGAACTACAGGAAAGCCTAAAGGTGCAGAACTTACTCATAATAGCTTACTTCAAAATGCTATTCTTTCTGCAGATTTGGTCACCATGAACACTGACGACACTGTACTCATAGTACTGCCTTTGTTTCATATTTTCGCTATGACGGTCTTAATGAACTCTGCAGCTTATAGGGGTGCTAAATCTGTTTTGTTACCAAAATTTGACGCTGAGTCTGTCTTTTTTCTTTTACAAGAACACAAAGTGACGGTTTTTGCTGGTGTTCCGAGCATGTATTGGGGCCTGCTACACTATACAGATGACAAATTTGACTATGCTCAAATAGCAGCTAATTTGAAAATTTGTGCCTCAGGTGGAGCAGCACTACCTGTCAATGTTTTAGAAGAATTTGAAGCAAGGTTTAAAGTTAATATTTTAGAGGGTTATGGGATGTCTGAAGGATCGCCAGTAGTAACCTTTAACCAATTAGACTTAGGAAGAAAACCTGGTTCTGTAGGGAAACCTGTTTGGGGTGTTGATGTTAAAATTGTGGATGCGGAAGATAATGAAGTGCCAGTTGGTGAAAAAGGTGAGCTTATTTACCGTGGGCATAATGTAATGAAAGGCTACCTCAATAGGCCTGAAGCCAATGCCGAAACACTAAAAAATGGCTGGTTACATTCTGGAGATGTGGCTGTTAAAGACAGTGATGGCTTCTTCTTTATTGTAGACCGTACTAAGGAAATGATAATTCGTGGCGGCTTGAACGTTTACCCACGTGAAGTAGAAGAGGTAATCATGCAGCATGACGCCGTTTCTATGGTAGCTGTAATAGGAATACCAAACGAAAGAAGAGGAGAAGAAATAAGAGCTTGTGTGGTTTTAAAACCAGGTCAAACTATCAGCGAGGAAGACTTAATTGCCTGGACAAAAGAGCGTATAGCTGCCTACAAATACCCAAGACAAATAAGGTTTATGGATGCACTTCCTATGAGTGCCACTGGTAAAATTTTGAAGAAAGAGATTTCTAGGGATTAA